In one window of Macadamia integrifolia cultivar HAES 741 chromosome 2, SCU_Mint_v3, whole genome shotgun sequence DNA:
- the LOC122091764 gene encoding protein IQ-DOMAIN 6 yields the protein MGASGKWFKSLIGNKKLDKDDNEKVSGKKGKWKLWRSSSADLGSSWKGFKGGQKAASETSDSSSVADVYSAAVAAVVRAPPKDFKIVRQEWAALRIQTAFRGFLARRALRALKGVVRIQALVRGRQVRKQAAVTLKCMQALVRVQARVRARRVRMSMEGQAVQELLNEHRNKVDLLKQAEEGWCDSQGTLDEVRSKLQMRQEGAIKRERALVYSLAQQQWRSISNAKTNSNSYLPSFKQFEVDKNSWGWSWLERWMAARPWENRLMEKVHVDPSETPPSKKCEDYLVGSGRPKLLEPSSVKVRKNNVTTRISAKPPRSSSGPSSECMYDESSASSSSICTSMTPVSGNTMLASDRTEESNNSKPNYMNLTESTKAKQRSYNYSSQRTQRQQSMDDFQFHKKSDLLCNLDSKSSAGSHPPSVNLSKSVNLSTRLDKNTMRARERENSYYD from the exons ATGGGTGCTTCTGGGAAGTGGTTCAAATCCTTAATAGGCAATAAAAAGCTCGACAAGGACGACAAT GAAAAGGTCAgtgggaagaaagggaaatggAAACTATGGAGAAGCTCTTCTGCTGATCTTGGATCTTCATGGAAGGGTTTTAAAGGTGGGCAAAAAGCTGCATCAGAGACTTCGGATTCTTCATCCGTGGCTGATGTGTATAGTGCTGCAGTTGCTGCTGTCGTTAGGGCTCCACCAAAGGATTTCAAGATTGTGAGGCAAGAATGGGCTGCACTCCGGATTCAGACGGCGTTTCGTGGATTTCTG GCAAGGAGGGCATTGAGGGCTTTGAAAGGTGTGGTAAGGATTCAAGCTCTTGTCCGTGGCCGGCAAGTGAGGAAGCAAGCTGCCGTGACATTGAAATGCATGCAAGCACTAGTTCGTGTTCAGGCCAGAGTCAGGGCCCGGCGTGTAAGGATGTCTATGGAGGGTCAAGCTGTGCAGGAGCTACTGAATGAACATCGTAACAAAGTTGATCTCTTGAAACAAGCCGAG GAAGGTTGGTGCGATAGTCAGGGAACACTAGATGAAGTTAGGTCAAAGCTTCAAATGAGGCAAGAAGGGGCTATCAAGAGGGAGAGAGCACTTGTATATTCTCTTGCTCAACAG CAATGGAGATCTATCTCGAACGCAAAGACAAATTCGAATTCATATTTGCCCTCTTTCAAGCAATTTGAAGTAGATAAAAACAGCTGGGGATGGAGCTGGTTAGAACGTTGGATGGCAGCTAGGCCATGGGAAAATAGATTGATGGAAAAGGTCCATGTTGATCCTTCAGAGACTCCTCCATCTAAGAAATGTGAGGATTATTTGGTCGGCAGTGGCCGCCCAAAATTGTTGGAACCCAGTTCAGTTAAAGTTAGGAAGAACAATGTCACCACCAGGATTTCCGCAAAGCCTCCTCGTTCATCGTCAGGGCCAAGTTCTGAATGTATGTATGATGAGAGCTCGGCATCgtcttcttcaatctgcacatCTATGACTCCTGTATCTGGGAATACCATGTTGGCATCTGATAGAACAGAGGAGAGCAATAACAGTAAGCCAAACTACATGAACCTAACAGAATCTACCAAGGCTAAGCAGAGAAGTTACAATTATTCTTCCCAAAGAACGCAGAGGCAGCAGTCCATGGATGATTTTCAGTTTCATAAGAAATCAGATCTACTTTGTAATCTGGATAGCAAGAGCAGTGCTGGATCTCATCCTCCTTCTGTCAATTTGTCTAAGTCAGTTAACTTGTCCACACGGTTGGATAAGAACACCATGAGAGCAAGGGAAAGGGAGAACAGTTATTATGATTGA
- the LOC122071913 gene encoding 5'-nucleotidase SurE-like, with protein sequence MTTSVRNNFLPPSLVSNLREVLINRKGDEEEPSKKPDESTEAPSSFSSSLDAVDATDCSKPIVLVTNGDGIEAPGLLFLVEALVREGQCSVHVCAPQSDKSVSGHSVTLRETLAVSSAEIGGATSYEVSGTPVDCVSLSLSGALFSWSKPALVISGINRGSSCGHQIFYSGAVSGAREALICGIPSLSISLNWKKDESHESDFKDAVDVCLPLINAAIRDIEKGLFPKSFLLNIEIPTSPLTNKVCIFNHSLNFVPGAEYHLIPGLFYLQALMLIPFKEI encoded by the exons ATGACGACTTCTGTGAGGAACAACTTCTTACCCCCTTCACTGGTTTCTAATCTTCGAGAGGTTCTAATTAATAGAAAGGGCGACGAAGAAGAACCCTCCAAGAAGCCTGATGAATCAACCGAagctccttcttctttttcttcatctttggaTGCCGTTGATGCCACGGATTGCTCTAAACCCATTGTTCTGGTGACCAATGGGGATGGAATTGAAGCCCCCGGTCTTCTCTTCCTTGTCGAAGCTCTTGTCCGAGAAGGCCAATGTAGTGTTCACGTCTGCGCTCCTCAATC GGATAAATCCGTTTCGGGTCACTCGGTCACGCTTCGTGAGACGCTTGCTGTAAGTTCGGCTGAAATTGGCGGGGCCACATCATATGAAGTTTCTG GAACTCCTGTGGATTGTGTCTCTTTATCTCTGTCGGGTGCATTGTTTTCTTGGTCAAAGCCAGCGCtg GTCATCAGTGGAATTAACAGGGGTTCAAGTTGTGGTCATCAAAT CTTCTACTCAGGTGCTGTTTCCGGTGCAAGGGAAGCTTTGATCTGTGGTATACCATCTCTCTCGATATCATTGAACTG gaagaaagatgaaagcCATGAAAGTGATTTCAAAGATGCAGTTGATGTGTGCTTACCATTGATAAATGCAGCCATAAGAGATATTGAGAAAGGACTATTCCCCAAAAGTTTCTTACTGAATATAGAGATTCCCACTTCTCCCTTGACAAACAAGGTTTGCATTTTCAACCATAGTTTAAACTTTGTTCCGGGTGCTGAATATCATTTGATACCAGGATTATTTTACCTGCAAGCCTTGATGCTAATACCGTTTAAAGAGATATGA